Proteins encoded by one window of Salmo trutta chromosome 17, fSalTru1.1, whole genome shotgun sequence:
- the LOC115152315 gene encoding fibroblast growth factor receptor substrate 2, with amino-acid sequence MGSCLSCPEKESIPDNHQTKFKVINVDDDGNELGSGMMELTEVELVLHTYRRDDVKWPYMCLRRYGYDSNLFSFESGRRCQTGQGIFAFKCARAEEIFNMLQEVMHNHSISVVEEAVLETNQQATHTPAALGYSVPTVHNGVTRIPSVGDAPSHPSTRHPSVASTRLPSVGEESTHPLLVADEAVHTYVNTTGLLDDQPSPLTAPAPLDSPGSAQSQCPPTPPPPRVARPEPQAQLQEEPQVLLESQGVRFVLGPTPAQKKMAKGKHQTEDGDEEEAGEDSESPEPGEGETNGHTDTEAPAPPEGHPQPSSTHSNGSSASVGAPATAPRRHLLPPVTPDTLQNVNNSAQRRTALLDYENLPALPPVWETRKPSNEEEENNGGPRGGGGQGGLKMSSLNGFNHHQHSLLHHSYSHPLSAHPPLSAMESSHNYVNTENVTAPLSARCAPDTARRRSDGPIVFNFDFRRPLGQEHPKTLNYIEVEMETTASSSAASKGASSDTSNPHTPRTPTSPPLPTTPTRRTELYAFIDIERTAAMSNLQKARPHDDGSLRKTRHNSTELPTKSTV; translated from the exons ATGGGTAGCTGTTTAAGCTGTCCAGAGAAGGAGTCAATCCCAGATAATCATCAAACCAAATTTAAG GTGATAAACGTGGATGACGATGGGAACGAGTTGGGCTCGGGTATGATGGAGCTGACAGAGGTCGAGCTAGTCCTCCACACCTATCGCCGGGACGACGTCAAATGGCCCTACATGTGCCTGCGTCGCTATGGCTACGACTCCAACCTCTTCTCCTTCGAGAGTGGCCGCCGCTGCCAGACGGGACAAG GGATCTTTGCCTTTAAGTGTGCTCGGGCGGAGGAGATCTTCAACATGCTGCAGGAGGTGATGCACAACCACAGCATCAGTGTGGTGGAGGAGGCCGTACTGGAGACCAACCAGCAGGCCACACACACTCCTGCCG CTCTGGGCTACTCTGTTCCCACCGTGCACAATGGTGTCACCCGGATCCCTTCGGTGGGCGACGCCCCCTCGCACCCCTCCACGCGCCACCCGTCTGTGGCCAGCACCCGACTACCCTCAGTGGGAGAGGAGTCTACACACCCCCTCCTAGTGGCTGACGAGGCG GTCCACACTTATGTGAACACCACAGGCCTGCTGGATGACCAGCCCAGCCCTCTGACTGCTCCAGCCCCTCTGGACAGCCCTGGCTCAGCCCAGTCCCAGTgcccccctacaccaccacctccGCGGGTAGCCAGACCAGAgccccaggcccagctccaggaAGAACCCCAGGTACTGCTGGAGTCCCAGGGGGTACGCTTCGTGCTGGGGCCCACCCCTGCGCAGAAAAAGATGGCCAAGGGGAAGCATCagactgaggatggagatgaagAGGAGGCAGGGGAGGACTCGGAGTCCCCGGagcctggagagggagagaccaacGGCCACACAGACACGGAGGCCCCAGCCCCACCAGAGGGCCATCCTCAGCCGTCCTCTACACACTCCAATGGCTCCTCTGCCTCTGTCGGGGCTCCAGCCACAGCCCCTCGCCGCCATCTCTTGCCCCCTGTCACCCCTGACACCCTGCAGAATGTCAACAACTCAGCCCAGCGGCGCACGGCCCTCCTGGATTACGAGAACCTCCCGGCCCTGCCGCCCGTCTGGGAGACCCGCAAGCCCAGCaacgaggaggaggagaacaacGGTGGGCCCCGTGGTGGAGGAGGCCAAGGGGGGCTAAAGATGTCCTCCCTCAACGGCTTcaaccaccaccaacacagcCTCCTCCACCACTCCTACTCCCACCCCCTGTCGGCCCACCCCCCTCTGTCAGCCATGGAGTCCTCCCACAACTACGTGAACACAGAGAATGTGACTGCCCCCCTCAGCGCCCGCTGTGCCCCCGACACGGCACGCCGCCGCAGCGACGGGCCCATCGTGTTCAACTTCGACTTCCGCCGGCCGTTGGGTCAAGAGCATCCCAAGACGCTCAACTACATCGAGGTAGAGATGGAAACTACCGCCTCTTCCTCCGCAGCCTCCAAGGGTGCGTCCTCGGACACCAGCAACCCTCACACGCCCCGCACCCCAACCTCGCCGCCTCTGCCCACCACCCCCACGCGCCGCACCGAGCTCTACGCCTTCATTGACATCGAGCGCACCGCCGCCATGTCCAACCTGCAGAAGGCCCGGCCGCACGACGACGGGTCGTTGAGGAAAACGCGGCACAACAGCACAGAGCTTCCCACCAAAAGCACTGTCTGA